The DNA segment CGTCACCTCTTGGTGCACCACTAACAACGGCTTCTTCTTCTATTCCCTACCACGCTGTACTTGAATATAATATTGTCATAAGTGGTAGTACCCTTATTTAATATGCAGTCCCCAAATTtataatatacattatctctgcaaaaaaatgctgaaaaattcaattcaattacattaaattacttttaatataaagtatgcagaagcaaaaataaaagtaaaacactatcatcaaaacattatgaaaatatttcctgATTATTTTCAGTGGATCATTTAATCAGCAGTGACTATCGCCTTATAAAGGCCTGAGGTACATAAAGAAGCAATCTTCTCTCTCCAGGTGAGAGACCCGAGCCAGGAAGCCTGCGGTCGTCTCACTTTCCTTAAAGAGTGTAAGACCATAAAAGGCCTTCCACAAACCGCCGTGTGCAACCTGAACATCACACTTCCAGCAGTGAAAAAGGTAAGGTAGCGTTGAACTCACCATTCTCTGTTGTCACCTCCATAACCATTGTCATGGTTAGGGTAGTTTCGGCCCCAATAACAGTGatagaagaaagacagagaaagacttTGGCCAAACTGCCGCCACTGtgtcttttatctgtttaaaGCTTTTCTCTATGTATATCGGTTATCTATGCAGTGGATTCTTTGTTCATTGGCTGTTTCATTATGTTCCTACCTATCTTTTGATTTGGATGACATGCTTTTGGCTGAGGGCTTTTGTGCTGAAGGCTTTTTTTGATTATCAGGCTGGCTTTTCGTGGCTTCAGTttgctgtttttgctgctgAGTGTTGGCGCtttatacttttttctttctttttttttggttattgtttgtttggtctgtgttttgtttttttttgtttttttcatttgctgagTTTGCTAAAGTGGCTTCTCTTCTCAGTTGGAGCTTCTGTCACTCACTCCTTTTTCACACCCTGATGTTTCTTTTCCCCCTGCTTTCCATGTTATGTTACTCCCCCCTCCGTTTCTGCAATGCATCTTGGGAACCAGGAAATGGAGTCAGATGCCGAGGATGAGGTAAACCACACCCTCCCCACCATGTGCTCTGCGCTAGATCTATAGTGGCCCTGCTCTGCTCATCATAGCCTTCTTTCCGCTTCTACAAGGGCAATAAAAGCTTTCCTTGTTCAAAGCAACCTTTAGCTGCTCAGTTTTGCATGACATGACATTGTAGATATGAAAACATATCTGTTTTATCCTTATCCTTTGCGCTCTACAGTATGTGATATAAGTGGCTTTGGAGTTTAGATATACTTACATTGTTCTTTAGTCAAgatttaactttattaacattaGCTTAAATTGATTATAAGTACTTATAAGGTAGAGTTTGTAGCCTTATCATGACTAACTCAAGCTAATGTGCTTAGCTTGGCAACACCTATTGTAAGCACTTAACTAAAGATTGCAGTGCAGTGATACTCCTTAAAGAAGAATTTGCTGCCATTTTATACAACTGTTTAAAATGGGCTTTGTTCTTATGTTAATACCAACTAATGCGGACTATTGGGTTTGCTTTAATTTGACATTATAAGGTCCAAATGTTGCTCATTTGGCAGCACTATACACTGTAGGGTGACCTAGAACTGATAggattttgtgttgtttactATTGTTGCAGACTGAAAAGCCAGAGCGACGTCATACCTTTGCATCCCTAGCCTTACGTAAGCGCTACAGCTATCTGGCCGAGCCTGCACTGAgtgagtttgacattttcactaACAAAACCCTTTGATGAATAATAACAATGCAAATTTTCGTGGATAAGTTAGTTTACAGCATTAACAGTTTTAATTAACCTGTAAGATGCGTTATCAATATGTAGATAGATGTGACTTACTTACTGTAATAAATGCATATTTCTCATCCTACATAACTTGCACTGTCCACATGCTTGATAACAACATGGTACATATTTTTGCATGGGTCAATGAGTGGTTTTTAAGTTTTCGTGCTGTGCTTGCTCACGTTGTGAGTTGTACTTTTTCTGGGTTTGTTTCCACTGCTGAGTTGTAGATGTCAAAATGCAGCAACATCAAAAATTTTTCTATGACTTCCCAACACAATGTGAATTGGCATTTTGGAAGGAGGTCAAAgtaaaattttatttgtttttcatttgtccCTTCTGAGTTTAAAGCTGTTTTTGGCTTTGTGATGATGTAGCAGCTTTTTTTGTGGGACAAAAATGCATGGTAGGAGGTCTTGAGTTTGAGCTCTTTCAGGtgtgtcttttcagttttttctcactctctgcttGTCACCACTTCTTGTCGACCTTGCATGACAAAATGGGAAAcacattttgtcatattttgttCGTTATGTAATAAACGGAAAATGGAAACTTCTGCAGCCCATGGCTCTATTGTATCATAGTGTCTTTGGGGAATCTGTCATTATGTAATTTTTGGACCAAACAGATAAAAGGCACTTTAAAAAGCGGATTGAAATTAGAGCCAGAATCCATACAATGTTTTAGAACATCTAAAGTCCAAAGAGAGAAGTTGTTTTGTGTTACTCCTGGAGCATTTGTCTCGccatttttctgttgtcagtTATTAGTCTACGCCATTGTCTCTGAAATTTTACTTTGCTGCTGAATGTGCTTCATTCAGTTTATTCATtacattgttgttgctgttgttgttctttgtGTCATCTTCCAGTCTTGAATCACACGGAAACACAATTGTTTCTTTTCATCCATCTTCAGACAATATTCAAATATCTTATCTCAGCACTTCgtaaaactgctgttttcctTCTTTGATACCAGGACTGCGTCACTGACcaactcttcctcctctgatctcttttctttcacatttttttttcttcctttcccttCCCCAACATAATTTTCTGTTACCTTTACTACTCCACATTCTTTGGATTATTTTTCCCATTCCTTCTTCACCATTATTTCTACAAATTCATCTGAAGAAACAGCAGTTGAGCGAAGCACAGCAGCAAGAACACTGCCTGCTGGTTACCCTCACAAACCTGTCTTTCCAACCAGACCTTACCCACCATGGTCGACTGCTCCTATTACCGTCCCTGGCCAAACAAGGCCAGGAGTGGGGGGTTCCGTCGCCTCTACCGATTCACCGGCAGGCTCACCAGCTGCTTCTCCATTGAAATCTACCTGGCCCCTCTCCTCCCCGTCACCTGCATGCCCTGCAACTATCAAAGCCACCCTTGGAGCTCCACCACCAGTACCTACCCTGTCATCCCCAGTTAAATCAATTAGCGACATAGTGTCCTCATCCCCCATCAGGTCTTACAGGACTATGCCTTCACCCATTAAAACCGTTGTCCAGCAGGGTCAATACCCTGTCCAGGCATCTGCCAGCCTTGTGTCCTCTGGAAGCCCATGTAAACCTGCCACAGATCCAGCATCCATCAAGAACCTTGCTTCGGCATACACATCAAGGACTTCCCCACTTCACTCAATATCCAATGGTCCTGTGCCAGAGAGGTCATCAGCTCCTATTACTGCTCCTGCATCGCCAAAGACACCTTACAACATGTACAATGCTAATCTGCCTTTTAAAACTGCCCTTGGGTCCACAGTTGTGACAGATGCAGTGGCACCTAACCTTCCTTCTGGTAAAAGCATATCCAGCCTGTCCTCTTTGAAAACCTCTGTAGATTCAACACTCTCATCCCGAGGAGGGAGAACATCCCTTTCGTCTCTCTCTTCAACTGGGCAGACAACCATTGCTTCCTCAGAACTGTCCATGATGAACGGATCAGTATCACCTGTCAAATATCCATCCTCTTCGTCCACGCCATCCTCCCCTTCTTCTCGTCTTATCTCTGAGAGGAGTAGCAGCCTTCAGGAGAGGATTCAGGCTACCACCCAAGCAGCAACATCTGGTGTTAGTGCAGCCATAAATGAAGCTATAGACTCATACTCAGTCTCAGGCTACGGCACTCTTAAAACACAGTCCTCCTCACGTAGATCTGCAACAGCAAGCTCTGCTTACGGTTCCATGAGATCTGTAGTTGCTTCCCCCAGTTCAGCAGTTTCATCTAATACGGTGACTGTACCTGTGTACTCATTAGTAAACGTCATCCCAGAGACCCCTGTCAAACCAGGGCCAGGGTCTCTCAAAATGGCATTGCCTGATTCCCCTCGTCCCTCATCCTCgtcatcttcctctctgtcttcctgtgttaccacatcaaaaataaattccCAATTGAAATCCCCCCCGTTCATCACACCACCTATTATCCACCCAACAGCAGCCTCCAACCAGGAAATACTAAAAGATGTAGCAGACATGAAAGAGGATCTGATCAGAATGTCAGCAAtcctacagacagacacacagacagcagccaaAACTGTCCAAACATCAAATACTGGCACTCCCAAAGAGACCAAGTTAGAGGATGAAGAGCCATTTACTCTAGttgagaaagtgaaagaagatTTAGTGAAAGTCAGTGAAATATTACAGAAAGATATCATGAGTGAAGGTAAGGCCATTGCAGGTAAAGAGAGACCCTCAGAGGATGAATGGGAGGAATTTTCCAAAGATGAGATTGAGGAGGCACAAAGAAGTACCCTCACAGACTATTACCCACTGTTTGATGAAAACACGCTCCTTCTCAAGCACCAATCCATGTCAAGCAAAGACCTAGAGTTAGCTAAAGTAGTAGACTTTTTAACAAATGACTTTGGTGCTAATTCTCTCTCCAAAATGACAGAGTTGAAATGTAAGTATGAGGAGGCGACAAAAAGGGAaggggaggaaaaacaaaaacgtgTTCTTAAACCATCTATGTCGATACAAGAGCACAAACTCAAAATGCCTCCACCAGTCTCAGGCATGCTCAGATCTCCCTCAGAGAAGGACCTAAGCAAACTTGCTGAGTCATATCAGGGGTCTGAGACTATTTTGGAATCACCTGAGGACCTGTCTCATGAGCAGGATAAAAGTCCCCTGTCAGACAGCGGGTTTGAGACCAGGAGTGAAAAGACACCCTCTGCTCCTCAGAGTGCAGAGAGCACAGGACCTAAGCCCTTATTCACAGATTCACCCATCCCTCCCTGTGTGACTGAGACCAGGACTGAAGTGGTCCACATTAGGAGCTATGAGCAGCCTGACGATCCTTGTGAGCCTCTCCTGATGGAGGAGGCAGCATCTGCCCCTCCTTCTATAGAGCCAGATCCAGCTTCAATAAGCTCTACCAAAGCCCTACAGATGAAAATGCCGGAAGAGGACTCCATGATGAACAAAAGTGTGTGTCTTAAAGAGGAAACTCATATCACCACTACCACTAGAATGGTGTATCACAAGCCACAACTGACTGATGGCGCAGAGATTAGAGAGGAGGGTATGTCGGTCAGTGATATCATGAAAGCTTTCCAGTCAGGTAGGGACCCATCTAAAGAACTGGCAGGCCTTTTTGAACACAAGGCTAGCCAGGATTCTGTCAAAGGTGATGAGCTGACTCCTAGATTTCTAGATAGAGACATTAAATCCAAACCTAAAGTCGAGAGGATAATTGAGGTTCATATCGAAAAGGGCCACAGCACAACAGAGCCAACTGAGGTTATTATCAGGGAAACCAAAAAACACCCTGAGCTTTATGTCTACAAGGGGGACCGTGGAATTAGGGAACTTACTGATTACGATGAGGCCcaacaggaagaagaggagctCACTGCTGAAGAATCCCTGCCCTCCTTCCTAGAAACATCTCGCGTTAACACCCCAGTGTCACAGGAGGAAGACAGTCGCCCAAGTTCTGCTCAATTGATGGCAGATGATTCATATAAAGCCCTGAAACTGTTGAGCCAGCACTCTATAGAGTACTGTGATGATGAGCTGTCAGAGATCAGAGGCGAGTCGTATAGGTTTGCTGAGAAAATGCTACTGTCAGAGAAACTTGATGTGTCTTCAATGTCTCACTCTGACACAGAGGATTCAGCAATGATGACTGACAAGAGCCGGCACCTAATTCATGAGGAGAATGGTAGCCGTGGCGCTGAGAGCATGAGTCAGCAGCAAGGAAGCCCCAAAAGAGAGTTTGTCTCCAAGTCATCAAAAGATGGGTCCCCTAAATCTGGTAAATTCTTGCACAGGGAGGAACCATCTCCGTTTGATAAAGTGACAGTGCTCCATTACTCCACAGATCAGGGCAGCCCCAAGCATGCTGTTTGGATGCGATTTACAGAGGATAAACATGACAGAAGCAGGGATAAGCTCCTTTATGAGGATAGGGTGGACCAAACTGTAAAGGAAGCTGAAGAAAAACTCTGTGAGGTATCTCAGTTCTTCCGTGACAAAACAGAGAAGCTCAATGATGAGTTGCAGTCCCCTGAGAAAAAGCCAATGAGACGAGAGGTAAAGGAACCCAGATCCTGGCCTAGCTCAGCATGCAGTAGCCCTGAGAAAACGCAGCAGAAATCTAAGGCAGGAGAAGAGGTGTTCAGTAAAAGCAAACTCAGGGAGCCTTCggttgttaaaatgtttgggAGCACCCcaacaactgaaaagaaaagctctAGCTTACCAAGCAGCCCCCAGAAGAGCGTTCTCTCTCATACCAGTGACgataaaattaaacaacaaactaAGACAAGTGAATCTGCACCCTCTTCTCCTGCTCATGTAAAATCAACATCGAAAGTCAGTGCTGTGAGGATGAAGTTTGAATCTGAGGCTCAGAAACAAAGTCAGTCTAGTCCAACCAAAGTTCCTCCTCCAGTGCAGCCAAAACCTTCAATAAAGAAATTACAGGAGAGCAAACTTCCCGTTTATCAGTTTTTTGCAGGAGGAAAAGCATCAAAAGTGTCTGAAGCATCAGAAGATGAAACCTTTAAAAAGGATGTTGAGCAGGATAAATGTGATGCCACAGACAGCAGTAAACCTGCTGTGATATCAACATCCAAAGCCCCAAAACATATAGGAGAAAAACTGCCGAACAAAAATATCCCAGAGGCCTCGTTGCGAAGACCAATTAGTGAAACTGAGAATGACAAAGCAACTGCTAAAGGGAAAGATGTCCATTCCAGTGTTACTCAGGAATTTAAAGAAAGCAATAAAGTCCAGAAAGTTCAGACATCTATTGTTCATGATGCTGTTAGATTACTAGAGAAAGAGAGTGATGCTAAAAAATAccaacaaattacaaaaagtgAGTCTGCTTCCAAAGAAGTAATAGCTGAGCTGCCCAAAAAAGATGGCGAGGAACCACTAAACAAAAATctcagaaaaaagacagaatctCAAATTCCTATAAGAACAGCATCCTCTACTTTAGATAATGACCtcacaaagaaacagacaatAATTAAACCTTCACAGATACCTACATTATCTAAAAGCAAAATACAGATGAGTCTTGAGACAACCCCagcaaaaacagatgaaaatctAACCTTTGAAATTCTAGATAATGCACCCAAAGACTCCAACTCCAATAATCTTCCTAGCCCTAGAGAAATGCTGGAAAATGTCATAAACCCTCCAGCTGCTACAACAACCAAAGAGAACTTCAAGGGCATCAAAACATTACCTGTTTATGTCGGTGTTCAGGtgggcaggcaggcagagagggaggccAAAGGAGCACTGTACACAGTCAAACAGAAATCAAACTCAGCAATCAGCCCCATAAGCCCAGATGATGACACACTAGAACAGGTGTCTTTCATAGACAGCTCAGGGAAAAGCCCCCTTACACCAGAGACCCCCAGCTCTGAGGAAGTCAGCTATGACCTCACAGTCAGGACACCTGATGGCTTTATGGGATTCATGCCAGGGAAACCCAGTCCCATCCTGGAGGTATCTGAGGAATCAGAGGAGGATGACCAAGGcaaagtttttttctcttttaaagaGGCCCTGCCAGAAAGGAAAACTGATATTCATGCCACCCAAGCAGACCTTGCTAATGCTAATAAGcaagaaacagaaatgaatgataACCTGCAGGAATTAACAAATAGATTCAATCAGCAAGTAACAACAGCCAATGGCGAGTATGAGGAAATTACAGGCCAGGAGCATCAAGAAGTTTCAAAAGACAAAGGTATCGCATATATTGAattccctccccctcctcctctggacTCAGCTTCAGAAATTTCAGACCCAGAAAGGAAAGGTTCCTGTGCCTCttcagagactgagacagaaatgATGGAAGTAAACTTACAGGAAGAACACGACAGGTATCTGCTGACTGAGCCAATTATACGAATCCAACCCCCTTCCCCGGTGCCTCCTGGGGAAGATGACAGTCAGTCAAACGGTGATgaaggagatgatgatgagtcaATCTTTCAACCAATTCCTTGCAAGAAATTTACTTTCAAAGTtcctgaggaggaagaggaaaagaagaaagataagGAAAAGGCGACTAAAtccaaaaaacatgacaaaaatggAAACAACAAAGAACTTAATGGTGGGACCAATGGCTCCAATGGTTCTTATGGCTCCAATGGCTCCAATGGTTCCAATGGTTCTAATGACAAAGGAGAGGACTATGAATAtgaacaaaatggaaatgatcAATCGATAACAGACTGTTCAATAGCCACAACAGCTGAATTTTCTCATGACACAGATGCAACGGAGATAGACTCCCTAGATGGATATGAACTtcaggatgaggatgatggcCTGTGTGAGCAGGCAGATTTACGGTTGTTTGGTCTTCCAGACAGCCGAAGAGATGTCTGGGCAACAGACACTTTTAGGTCCACTGACCGCTCTTTTCCCCAGACCAAACTTGAAGTTATTGAAGAGGAGAAAACCCCAGAAGAATGTCAAAAGGACACTTTCAAAAAAGATACCCCTTCAAATGGTGGTAAACCTGATGCTGTTAGTAAAGATGGGGTTACAAGTCAGGAACAAAAACCCTCAGATAAAGAGGGATTTTCAGACACTTACTTTAGTTATAAGTTAGAGGAGGAGTTTAACTCTCCCTTTAAGACTGTTGCCACTAAAGGGCTGGACTTTGACCCCTGGTCCAGTAAAGGTGGAGAAGAAGATATCGTTGACATGGGAGGGACACGGGGAAGCAATGGTGAGCCTAAGCCTTTTGGACTAGCAGTGGACGAACAGTCTCAGGCTACGACACCAGACACTACCCCAGCCCGAACACCAACAGACGATAGTACGCCGACAAGCGAGCCAAATCCATTCCCCTTCCATGAAGGGAAGATGTTTGAGATGACACGCAGTGGTGCGATTGACATGAGCAAGAGGGACATGGTGGAGGAGAGGCTCCAGTTTTTTCAGATTGGTGAGCATTACTACTCGGCGGGCAGGTACAGTGTCAGAGAATCAGAGGTAGACGCCTCCTCACAACACAGGGATCAGTTTAGTACTCAGGATCCCACAGATACCTCAATAGTTCCTCAAGTCTCCATTCAGACTACCACTGTCCAGTTAGAAATATCAAATATGGCTGGCAGTTACAGCACATGCAGAGACTCAACTTCTAACACTGAGCCTTCATTCTCCACTTTTAGAACAGGATTCAAGTTGTCATCTGATAAAACTTATGATGCATCAAATAACAGTTCTAAATGTAGAACAACAGGCACCTTTGATAATATAACCTCAGGATCAACTGTAGATAGTTCTTACTCTGTAACCTCAAACTACACAGATTGTGCTAATTTGAATACATCAGGCATGACAGATTATTATTCAAATCACAGAATTCCTTCAGGTATGTCCAAACAGAACGACCATTTGGATTGGATCTCAAAAAATCAGAACACTTGTTACCAAAGCACAGATCATTCTTTCGCACCTTCACAACAGATAAGCAATCCCCAAACATGGAGCAGCAATACCAGTAGCAACATCCCTGTTTCCCATTATGTCCATTCAGATGTCGCTCAGGCTGGCAGTATTGTGTTTAACATGTTGTCCTCCTCGGGACTGCAGGAGATCAGCAGGATAGAGGCGTCCTTCAACCAGCTAGAGGTGAACAGCAGGGAAGGCAGGGTTTGTCCtaatgtagcaataacaaacaCGGCAGCCAAAGAGGTCAAACCCCAGATATGCAAGTCCAGGTTACCAGTGAGGGTGCACAGAAGCAAACTATGCAGCCAAAGTCGAACAATAGTGAAAGACAAGGCACAAGAAAATGCTG comes from the Seriola aureovittata isolate HTS-2021-v1 ecotype China chromosome 21, ASM2101889v1, whole genome shotgun sequence genome and includes:
- the LOC130162078 gene encoding ankyrin-3-like isoform X34; this encodes MKCFKAGGDDAMTGDTDKYLAPQDLRELGDDSLPQEGYMGFSVGARSQSLRSFSSDRSNTLNRSSFTRDSMMIEEMLAPNKEMHLAVAKDFDSESLRRYSWTADALDNVNLVSSPIHSGFLVSFMVDARGGSMRGSRHNGMRIIIPPRKCTAPTRITCRLVKRHKLASPPPMVEGEGLASRLVEVGPAGAQFLGPVIVEIPHFGSMRGQERELILLRSDNGETWKEHLYDCKTDDLNQLLNGMDEELDSPEELERKRICRIITKDFPQYFAVVSRIRQETNQMGPEGGTLCSRSVPLVQASFPEGALTKKIKVGLQAQPVPDDTVKKILGNRATFSPIVTVEPRRRKFHKPITMTIPVPPLSGEGLTNGYKGDCTPCLRLLCSITGGTSPAQWEDITGTTPLTFVNDCVSFTTNVSARFWLADCHQIPETVALATQLYRELICVPYMAKFVVFAKMNDPVESRLRCFCMTDDKVDKTLEQQENFEEVARSKDIEVLEGRPIYVDCYGNLAPLAKAGQQLVLNFYAFKENRLPFCVKVRDPSQEACGRLTFLKECKTIKGLPQTAVCNLNITLPAVKKEMESDAEDETEKPERRHTFASLALRKRYSYLAEPALKTAVERSTAARTLPAGYPHKPVFPTRPYPPWSTAPITVPGQTRPGVGGSVASTDSPAGSPAASPLKSTWPLSSPSPACPATIKATLGAPPPVPTLSSPVKSISDIVSSSPIRSYRTMPSPIKTVVQQGQYPVQASASLVSSGSPCKPATDPASIKNLASAYTSRTSPLHSISNGPVPERSSAPITAPASPKTPYNMYNANLPFKTALGSTVVTDAVAPNLPSGKSISSLSSLKTSVDSTLSSRGGRTSLSSLSSTGQTTIASSELSMMNGSVSPVKYPSSSSTPSSPSSRLISERSSSLQERIQATTQAATSGVSAAINEAIDSYSVSGYGTLKTQSSSRRSATASSAYGSMRSVVASPSSAVSSNTVTVPVYSLVNVIPETPVKPGPGSLKMALPDSPRPSSSSSSSLSSCVTTSKINSQLKSPPFITPPIIHPTAASNQEILKDVADMKEDLIRMSAILQTDTQTAAKTVQTSNTGTPKETKLEDEEPFTLVEKVKEDLVKVSEILQKDIMSEGKAIAGKERPSEDEWEEFSKDEIEEAQRSTLTDYYPLFDENTLLLKHQSMSSKDLELAKVVDFLTNDFGANSLSKMTELKCKYEEATKREGEEKQKRVLKPSMSIQEHKLKMPPPVSGMLRSPSEKDLSKLAESYQGSETILESPEDLSHEQDKSPLSDSGFETRSEKTPSAPQSAESTGPKPLFTDSPIPPCVTETRTEVVHIRSYEQPDDPCEPLLMEEAASAPPSIEPDPASISSTKALQMKMPEEDSMMNKSVCLKEETHITTTTRMVYHKPQLTDGAEIREEGMSVSDIMKAFQSGRDPSKELAGLFEHKASQDSVKGDELTPRFLDRDIKSKPKVERIIEVHIEKGHSTTEPTEVIIRETKKHPELYVYKGDRGIRELTDYDEAQQEEEELTAEESLPSFLETSRVNTPVSQEEDSRPSSAQLMADDSYKALKLLSQHSIEYCDDELSEIRGESYRFAEKMLLSEKLDVSSMSHSDTEDSAMMTDKSRHLIHEENGSRGAESMSQQQGSPKREFVSKSSKDGSPKSGKFLHREEPSPFDKVTVLHYSTDQGSPKHAVWMRFTEDKHDRSRDKLLYEDRVDQTVKEAEEKLCEVSQFFRDKTEKLNDELQSPEKKPMRREVKEPRSWPSSACSSPEKTQQKSKAGEEVFSKSKLREPSVVKMFGSTPTTEKKSSSLPSSPQKSVLSHTSDDKIKQQTKTSESAPSSPAHVKSTSKVSAVRMKFESEAQKQSQSSPTKVPPPVQPKPSIKKLQESKLPVYQFFAGGKASKVSEASEDETFKKDVEQDKCDATDSSKPAVISTSKAPKHIGEKLPNKNIPEASLRRPISETENDKATAKGKDVHSSVTQEFKESNKVQKVQTSIVHDAVRLLEKESDAKKYQQITKSESASKEVIAELPKKDGEEPLNKNLRKKTESQIPIRTASSTLDNDLTKKQTIIKPSQIPTLSKSKIQMSLETTPAKTDENLTFEILDNAPKDSNSNNLPSPREMLENVINPPAATTTKENFKGIKTLPVYVGVQVGRQAEREAKGALYTVKQKSNSAISPISPDDDTLEQVSFIDSSGKSPLTPETPSSEEVSYDLTVRTPDGFMGFMPGKPSPILEVSEESEEDDQGKVFFSFKEALPERKTDIHATQADLANANKQETEMNDNLQELTNRFNQQVTTANGEYEEITGQEHQEVSKDKGIAYIEFPPPPPLDSASEISDPERKGSCASSETETEMMEVNLQEEHDRYLLTEPIIRIQPPSPVPPGEDDSQSNGDEGDDDESIFQPIPCKKFTFKVPEEEEEKKKDKEKATKSKKHDKNGNNKELNGGTNGSNGSYGSNGSNGSNGSNDKGEDYEYEQNGNDQSITDCSIATTAEFSHDTDATEIDSLDGYELQDEDDGLCEQADLRLFGLPDSRRDVWATDTFRSTDRSFPQTKLEVIEEEKTPEECQKDTFKKDTPSNGGKPDAVSKDGVTSQEQKPSDKEGFSDTYFSYKLEEEFNSPFKTVATKGLDFDPWSSKGGEEDIVDMGGTRGSNGEPKPFGLAVDEQSQATTPDTTPARTPTDDSTPTSEPNPFPFHEGKMFEMTRSGAIDMSKRDMVEERLQFFQIGEHYYSAGRYSVRESEVDASSQHRDQFSTQDPTDTSIVPQVSIQTTTVQLEISNMAGSYSTCRDSTSNTEPSFSTFRTGFKLSSDKTYDASNNSSKCRTTGTFDNITSGSTVDSSYSVTSNYTDCANLNTSGMTDYYSNHRIPSGMSKQNDHLDWISKNQNTCYQSTDHSFAPSQQISNPQTWSSNTSSNIPVSHYVHSDVAQAGSIVFNMLSSSGLQEISRIEASFNQLEVNSREGRVCPNVAITNTAAKEVKPQICKSRLPVRVHRSKLCSQSRTIVKDKAQENADKLKVREHAMHKVRERLDPFENLFPKSRIPVMKAIKYPSFSREQKQVRTKSAVSDTSIKTSRGNKLLTKSRSSTEQRYSSVKTPRRSSTNETGRKSSVVISKNFKTRSITSQVAIPMDQTIPKEADTKLEGKTLPTEDEESCSLSTTRNTSLSEPSKASRSSCPSRTSTSTSTTTSTPSARDVKAEVEQASSERMRRSRRKSRRTHGGKEQKEEGSQVDQPITAPVTENETSPQSPCERTDLRMAIVADHLGLSWTELARELDFSVDEINFIRVENPNSLTAQSFMLLKKWVHRDGKNATTDALTAVLTKINRLDIVTLLEGPIFDYGNISGTRCFADDNAVFPDQSDGYHNIDLELQTPTELNYEPPTPLRSDDFFSEGDASLDSPSKTTLTRPSDLSLTQTTSTISSDPLTVAPAPGPCGSVPPIVGAEDTALTTGEKVEDKLVSYERPDNDRRAVEKSGTEELKAGPVVGLERNQKEDAVSDVAQGNGRREEEEEEEEEEEMTQERLQSLLEDIKLEGGLEDEEMTEERVNAILEQVRQAEKVMCSVPGWRGEMSDTIAESSLHGTQEGSPDSMEQPQAQADRQNGGQTDAAWEGKEKEAKKKGSQEDGSTAGPSRGREEGGDRSQHKVQGRVRAEESGSDEETTVTTRVYRRRVILKGEEAKNIPGESVTEEQFTDEDGNLVTRKVIRKVVRRVFNSEERRESESETVTEEGAGAGGVGGGVADAPSAGAAAAAAGGGGGGGGASGGKGKRRGKRSRQGHKAEKSGEEAQRGKNEPGDGANKKQGKRSQS